Proteins from a genomic interval of Tachyglossus aculeatus isolate mTacAcu1 chromosome 8, mTacAcu1.pri, whole genome shotgun sequence:
- the LOC119931405 gene encoding uncharacterized protein LOC119931405, with the protein MDWQLEGELLPRSDMGPPPAPALSSTEQRGHALPVVHSLHEAPIWKVKSLQPAEVQAADLHHVMQSGIQGNCGIGAKSAGVWLPGLGPWEKAEESRAKGAALYMVSILFSCRLLLLPENNASRRALFRSFVQAFPEVSPVEVEMMSSAIFPLFKGDKEIDRLWNGNYAQSGRHPPRKNTSQSSAPFYPPELRMAPPDQAHVSVPSCGFINIVVNEDEGDGVEETEEEGKESNAAETNWVAVHKTSRNRCVSKSIMETLWATFKVKHHIRTPEAIRLAGDLAISVSQVTAWFRRTRRKHREMAKGQMTATEVCADEAPLKTDFEEPSLLYLQRLALTPAQRDS; encoded by the exons ATGGATTGGCAGTTAGAGGGTGAACTTTTGCCCAGGAGTGATAtgggcccgcccccggcccctgctctctcttcaacAGAACAACGGGGCCACGCGCTTCCTGTGGTGCATTCTCTCCACGAAGCGCCCATCTGGAAAGTGAAGTCTCTCCAACCAGCTGAAGTGCAAGCGGCGGATTTACACCACGTAATGCAGTCGGGGATACAGGGGAATTGTGGAATTGGAGCCAAATCAGCAGGAGTATGGCTTCCCGGCCTGGGTCCTtgggagaaggcagaggaaagCAGGGCAAAAGGAGCAGCATTGTAta TGgtctccattcttttctcctgccGACTTCTCTTGCTGCCTGAAAACAACGCATCCCGTAGAGCCTTATTCAGGAGCTTTGTACAAGCGTTCCCAGAGGTCTCCCCGGTGGAAGTGGAAATGATGTCCTCAGCGATATTCCCGTTGTTCAAAGGTGACAAAGAGATCGACCGATTATGGAATGGGAACTACGCCCAGTCGGGCCGACATCCCCCAAGAAAGAACACCTCTCAAAGTTCAG CGCCTTTCTACCCTCCAGAACTACGAATGGCACCTCCAGATCAGGCACATGTGTCCGTGCCTTCCTGTGGATTCATCAACATTGTTGTAAACGAAGATGAAGGTGATGGAGTGGAAGaaacagaggaggaaggaaaggaaagcaacGCGGCCGAGACGAACTGGGTGGCGGTCCACAAAACCTCCCGGAATCGATGTGTGAGCAAGTCCATCATGGAAACCTTGTGGGCGACATTTAAAGTGAAACATCATATTAGGACCCCTGAAGCAATAAGACTGGCTGGAGATTTGGCTATCTCTGTTTCACAG GTTACAGCCTGGTTCCGGCGCACCAGAAGGAAACACCGGGAAATGGCCAAGGGCCAGATGACGGCGACAGAAGTCTGCGCA GATGAAGCTCCGCTTAAAACGGACTTCGAAGAGCCGTCACTTCTTTATCTCCAGCGCCTTGCCCTGACACCAGCTCAGAGGGATTCATAA
- the LOC119931319 gene encoding vomeronasal type-1 receptor 90-like, giving the protein MSIDVAQEVCFLSQSGVGIMGNSLLNMFYLSSFLLGSKPKPTDLVIIHLALVHTVMLLTRWITRTAGILGLRLVQTNAECKLFTYVYRVTRGLSICTTSLLSMVQAITISPITSYFFQFKVQIPNLILPVLAILWIPNMLISTNLLYQVVASHNATTIECNCYIVPINTLLQGLILTLMALRDILSLGLMSCSSGYMVLLLHQHRHQVKHLHSTRQTPETSPERRATETIVLLVSFFVVFYCGNFVLSLFLATSMKNNVILLNTNMFVVSGYATVSPLVLLTCDTKVIKFLGDFLRNKTWRSSQTVHLSANPL; this is encoded by the coding sequence ATGAGCATTGATGTGGCTCAGGAAGTCTGTTTCCTCTCCCAGTCTGGAGTCGGTATCATGGGGAACTCCCTTCTCAACATGTTTTACCTCTCCTCGTTCCTCCTGGGTTCCAAACCAAAGCCCACAGACCTGGTCATCATTCACCTAGCTCTGGTCCACACCGTGATGCTTCTTACAAGATGGATCACTAGAACAGCAGGAATACTGGGGCTGCGGCTTGTACAGACCAATGCTGAGTGTAAGCTGTTTACCTATGTCTACCGTGTCACCCGGGGCCTCTCCATCTGTACCACTTCCCTACTGAGCATGGTCCAAGCCATCACCATCAGTCCTATCACCTCCTACTTCTTCCAGTTCAAAGTTCAGATCCCAAACCTCATCCTCCCAGTCTTAGCCATCTTGTGGATTCCAAACATGCTGATAAGCACCAACCTTTTGTACCAAGTGGTCGCTTCACATAATGCAACTACCATAGAGTGCAATTGTTACATCGTTCCCATAAACACTCTCCTCCAGGGGCTGATTCTCACCCTCATGGCTCTCCGTGACATCCTCTCTCTGGGGCTAATGAGCTGCTCTAGTGGCTACATGGTACTTCTCCTGCATCAACATAGACACCAAGTCAAGCATCTCCATAGTACCAGGCAAACCCCTGAAACATCACCAGAGAGACGAGCCACCGAGACTATTGTGCTGCTTGTGAGCTTCTTTGTAGTCTTCTACTGTGGAAACTTTGTCCTTTCCCTGTTTCTAGCTACATCCATGAAGAATAATGTCATCCTCTTGAATACTAACATGTTTGTGGTCAGTGGATATGCCACTGTCAGCCCCCTTGTCTTGCTCACCTGTGACACAAAAGTCATCAAGTTCCTGGGTGATTTTCTGAGGAATAAGACCTGGAGGTCGTCTCAGACCGTACATCTTTCTGCAAACCCTCTTTGA